Proteins encoded together in one Telopea speciosissima isolate NSW1024214 ecotype Mountain lineage chromosome 6, Tspe_v1, whole genome shotgun sequence window:
- the LOC122663960 gene encoding cytochrome P450 71B10-like codes for MTALSTMSLWLIPLLALLPLFLILKRSKQLRRTNLPPGPLKLPIIGNLHQLGELPHRSLWQLSKEYGPIMLLQLGRMPTLVVSSAEMAREIMKSHDLECCNRPDLMGSRRLSYNNLDIAFAPYNDYWREMRKLCVLELFSVKRVHSFDSIREERVASMISSISQSSSSTPINLSEMLFTLNDDITCRIAFGKSYKGREFDNGRFEEAINEAFAMLGSFSCTDFFPYVGWLLDKFTGFHGRLEKCFQQFDDFYQNVIDEHLNYERTESEQEDIIDVLLKVGRDHTGAGPLTKYHIKAILMNLFLGGVDTSAVTSVWAMTELVKNPEAMKKVQDEVRISIGKKGKIVETVVDQLKFLKMVVKETLRLHPPAPLLIPRETMNHFTINGYDIYPKTRVQVNAWAIGRDPKYWKNPEEFMPERFMDNSIDYKGTHFEYLPFGAGRRVCPGIYMGVSMVELTLANLLYAFDWGFPDGMKKEVINMDEEAGLTVHKKAPLYLVPINHIWDSEENITSISN; via the exons ATGACTGCTCTTTCCACCATGTCACTATGGCTAATTCCCCTTCTAGCTCTCCTTCCATTGTTTCTCATTCTAAAGAGGAGCAAACAATTGAGGAGAACAAACCTTCCTCCTGGCCCTCTTAAGCTTCCCATCATAGGTAACTTGCACCAACTTGGTGAGCTTCCTCACCGCTCTCTATGGCAACTCTCGAAAGAATATGGTCCAATCATGCTTTTGCAACTCGGACGCATGCCTACACTAGTAGTCTCATCGGCCGAAATGGCAAGAGAGATCATGAAGTCTCATGATCTCGAATGTTGCAATAGGCCTGATTTGATGGGTTCTAGGAGGCTCTCTTACAACAACTTAGATATTGCTTTTGCGCCTTACAATGATTACTGGAGGGAGATGAGGAAGCTTTGCGTTCTAGAGCTCTTTAGCGTCAAGAGGGTGCACTCTTTTGATTCCATTAGAGAAGAGCGAGTTGCTTCAATGATTAGCTCAATTTCACAATCTTCTTCATCAACTCCTATTAATCTGAGTGAGATGCTCTTTACCCTTAATGATGATATAACTTGTAGGATTGCTTTTGGTAAGAGTTACAAGGGGAGAGAATTTGATAATGGGCGCTTTGAAGAAGCTATTAATGAAGCCTTTGCTATGTTGGGTAGCTTCTCCTGCACCGATTTTTTCCCTTATGTAGGATGGCTCTTAGACAAATTCACTGGATTCCATGGAAGGCTTGAGAAGTGCTTCCAACAATTTGATGATTTCTACCAAAACGTGATTGATGAGCATCTCAACTATGAGAGAACAGAATCAGAGCAGGAAGACATCATTGATGTCTTGCTCAAAGTAGGAAGGGATCATACAGGTGCAGGTCCTCTCACCAAATATCATATAAAAGCAATCCTTATG AATTTATTTTTAGGTGGAGTAGATACTAGTGCTGTTACATCAGTGTGGGCAATGACAGAGCTGGTTAAGAACCCAGAAGCGATGAAGAAAGTACAAGATGAGGTTAGAATCTCTattggaaagaaaggaaagattgTTGAAACAGTTGTCGATCAACTTAAATTCCTTAAAATGGTGGTAAAGGAGACTTTAAGATTGCATCCTCCAGCTCCTCTATTGATCCCACGGGAAACCATGAATCATTTTACTATTAATGGATATGACATTTATCCCAAAACAAGAGTCCAAGTGAATGCTTGGGCAATTGGGAGAGATCCCAAATATTGGAAGAACCCAGAAGAGTTCATGCCAGAGAGGTTCATGGATAACTCAATTGATTACAAGGGAACACATTTTGAGTATTTACCTTTTGGAGCAGGTCGAAGAGTTTGTCCTGGAATATACATGGGTGTTTCAATGGTTGAGCTAACACTTGCAAATCTTCTGTATGCCTTTGATTGGGGCTTTCCTGATGGGATGAAGAAGGAAGTTATAAACATGGATGAAGAAGCAGGTCTTACTGTTCATAAGAAAGCTCCTCTTTACCTTGTGCCTATTAATCATATTTGGGATTCAGAAGAGAATATTACCTCAATTAGTAATTGA
- the LOC122663959 gene encoding cytochrome P450 71B10-like — MTALSTMSLWLIPLLALLPLFLILKRSKQVRRTNLPPGPPKLPIIGNLHQLGELPYRSLWQLSKEYGPIMLLQLERMPTLVVSSAEMAREIMKSHDLECCNRPDLMGSKRLSYNNLDIAFAPYNDYWREMRKVCVLELLELLELFSVKRVQPFSSIREERVASMISSISQSSSSTPINLSEMLFTLNDDIICRIAFGKSYKGREFDNGRFEEVVNEAFAMLGSFSGTDFFPYVGWILDKFTGLHGRLEKCFRQFDDFYQNVIDEHLNYERTESEQEDIIDVLLKVGRDHTGAGPLTKDHIKAILMNLFLGGVDTSAVTLVWAMTELVKNPKAMKKVQDEVRISFGKKGKVVETVVDQLKFLKMVVKETLRLHPPAPLLVPRETMNHFTINGYDIHPKTRVQVNAWAIGRDPKYWKNPEEFMPERFMDNSIDYKGTHFEYLPFGAGRRVCPAIYMGVSMVELTLANLLYAFDWGFPNGMKKEDINMDEEAGLSVHKKAPLYLVPINHIWDSEENITSISN, encoded by the exons ATGACTGCTCTTTCCACCATGTCACTATGGCTAATTCCCCTTCTTGCTCTCCTTCCATTGTTTCTCATTCTAAAGAGGAGCAAACAAGTGAGGAGAACCAACCTTCCTCCTGGCCCTCCCAAGCTTCCCATCATAGGTAACTTGCACCaacttggtgagcttccttacCGCTCTCTATGGCAACTCTCAAAGGAATATGGTCCAATCATGCTTTTGCAACTCGAGCGCATGCCTACACTAGTAGTCTCATCTGCTGAAATGGCAAGGGAGATCATGAAGTCTCATGATCTCGAATGTTGCAATAGGCCTGATTTGATGGGTTCTAAGAGGCTCTCTTACAACAACTTAGACATTGCTTTTGCGCCTTACAATGATTACTGGAGGGAGATGAGGAAGGTTTGCGTTTTAGAGCTTTTAGAGCTTTTAGAGCTCTTTAGCGTCAAGAGGGTGCAACCTTTTAGTTCCATTAGAGAAGAGCGAGTTGCTTCAATGATTAGCTCAATTTCACAATCTTCTTCATCAACTCCTATTAATCTGAGTGAGATGCTCTTTACCCTTAATGATGATATAATTTGTAGGATTGCTTTTGGTAAGAGTTACAAGGGGAGAGAATTTGATAATGGACGCTTTGAAGAAGTTGTTAATGAAGCCTTCGCTATGTTGGGTAGCTTCTCCGGCACAGATTTTTTCCCTTATGTAGGATGGATCTTAGACAAATTCACTGGACTCCATGGAAGGCTTGAGAAGTGCTTCCGACAATTTGATGATTTCTATCAAAACGTGATTGATGAGCATCTCAACTATGAGAGAACAGAATCAGAGCAGGAAGACATCATTGATGTCTTGCTCAAAGTAGGAAGGGATCATACAGGTGCAGGTCCTCTCACCAAAGATCATATAAAAGCAATCCTTATG AATTTATTTTTAGGTGGAGTAGATACTAGTGCTGTTACATTAGTGTGGGCAATGACAGAGCTGGTTAAGAACCCAAAAGCGATGAAGAAAGTTCAAGATGAGGTTAGAATCTCttttggaaagaaaggaaaggttGTTGAAACAGTTGTCGATCAACTTAAATTCCTTAAAATGGTGGTAAAGGAGACTCTAAGATTGCATCCTCCAGCTCCTCTATTGGTCCCACGGGAAACCATGAATCATTTTACTATTAATGGATATGACATTCACCCCAAGACAAGAGTCCAAGTGAATGCTTGGGCAATTGGGAGAGATCCCAAATATTGGAAGAACCCAGAAGAGTTCATGCCAGAGAGGTTCATGGATAACTCAATTGATTACAAGGGAACACATTTTGAGTATTTACCTTTTGGAGCAGGTCGAAGAGTTTGTCCTGCAATATACATGGGTGTTTCAATGGTTGAGCTAACACTTGCAAATCTTCTGTATGCCTTTGATTGGGGCTTTCCTAATGGGATGAAGAAGGAAGACATAAACATGGATGAAGAAGCAGGTCTTAGTGTTCATAAGAAAGCTCCCCTTTACCTTGTGCCTATTAATCATATTTGGGATTCAGAAGAGAATATTACCTCAATTAGTAATTGA
- the LOC122665876 gene encoding uncharacterized protein LOC122665876 encodes MEISRVVRRSWEEPVHGSPIFVVHSKLKRLKGQLREWARETFPHVDHEINCTRGELEQIQGLLDAEGFSEALFEREVQARHVYNQALELQEKLWGEKSREKWMKFGDRCSKYFHLTARMRRVKNTIRDLDKEDGSALMDQKEISDHLVDHFENFFKSGGRDRDAALLTVIPTLVTDQDNAMLSKIPSHDEIRTAIFDLDPSSAPGPDGYPGTFFRACWNIISRDVCRGIQSFFREGIVTKGVNCNFLCLIPKVENAKKVGQFRPLCLGNFFFKIIPKIMAIRLSSILHKLISSEQGAFQKSRVIFENIGVASELTNLLDVKCRGGGMSMKLDIQKAFDTLEWSFLFDVLSAFGFSQLWINWVHQILKSTRISILINGGPAGFFGMERGLRQGDPLSPLLFILSEEVLCRGLSDLRNRGWINALAGPRQVRTPSHLLYADDLFIFMKAKLANIRRVKRFLEAYGEYSGQVINLAKSKVFFGRIPTNRRQRILSVLQIPVCTFPTKYLGVFLKKGRVKQGMIQPLVDQFKSRLASWKGRLLSMAGRVELVRTVMGSIPVHNFSVYLWPVDTIEVMERWIRNFIWTGDADCSKAITVRWDSLCKPKKEGGLGVRRLRDLNLALIAKLAWTIYTDQSTFATFLRGHLVKADGTLKTAVGTSTLLPGLRRVWDFIRAAERWVVGTGNSVNFWYDKWIHNQSIEDLVLPLHIPPNLSAKVAEFWEDGSWVLPAVQEPEIQNVFTVIQGSGIACHSRPDMRFWAHSSTGRFTVKTAWAALRIKAATPKWVSDIWNRDLLPRTAVFGWRLAHGVLPTDHMVCRKAVPLASRCDLCYMDCETIQHLFLECAFSRQVWMEVLFAFNQSWSGFPTIELLFSWWRRKTKAVALPKAWGALLIISCKNLWWERNRRRHENCKRTPAEVAKLCFKEVGDCTWAKGVQVKTVQDLALARMLKVTISKPAVKRIVEVRWKQPLQGWWKLNIDGSSLGNPGSIGAGGIIRDHLGAVLRCFSQYQGVGSNYMAELGAFFTGVGHAREMGAENIWIECDSEAVVSTILSSKLPWYLMNKWWKASSFLDTIRWRITHCYREAKSAADALATHAAKRKCTTCWTSPPHFIMHTVYWEALERPFYRFT; translated from the coding sequence ATGGAGATTTCGAGAGTGGTGCGCAGATCTTGGGAGGAACCGGTTCATGGTTCACCAATTTTTGTGGTTCATTCCAAGCTGAAAAGGCTAAAAGGCCAATTGAGGGAATGGGCAAGGGAAACATTCCCCCATGTAGATCATGAAATCAATTGTACCAGGGGCGAGCTTGAACAGATTCAAGGACTATTGGATGCGGAAGGGTTCTCTGAGGCATTATTTGAGAGAGAAGTGCAGGCTCGTCATGTTTATAACCAAGCTCTTGAATTGCAGGAGAAGCTTTGGGGAGAAAAATCAAGAGAGaaatggatgaaatttgggGATCGTTGCTCTAAATATTTCCACCTCACAGCTAGAATGAGGCGTGTTAAGAACACCATTCGCGATTTAGATAAAGAAGATGGCTCGGCCTTGATGGATCAAAAGGAGATTAGTGATCATCTAGTGGATCACTTTGAAAACTTTTTCAAGAGTGGGGGGAGAGATAGAGATGCGGCTCTTCTGACAGTTATCCCTACCCTGGTAACAGACCAAGATAATGCCATGCTGTCCAAGATCCCTTCGCATGACGAAATCAGAACAGCTATTTTTGATTTGGACCCATCTAGCGCACCAGGACCAGATGGTTACCCAGGTACCTTCTTTAGGGCGTGTTGGAATATCATTAGCAGAGACGTCTGTCGTGGCATTCAGAGCTTCTTCAGGGAAGGCATTGTCACTAAAGGGGTGAATTGTAATTTTCTCTGCCTGATTCCAAAGGTTGAGAACGCCAAAAAGGTGGGGCAGTTTCGCCCTCTTTGCCtggggaatttcttttttaaaatcatCCCTAAAATAATGGCGATCAGATTGTCTTCCATTCTACACAAGCTAATTTCTTCAGAGCAAGGGGCTTTCCAGAAAAGCAgagttatttttgaaaatattggaGTGGCCTCAGAACTTACAAATCTGCTGGATGTTAAATGTAGAGGAGGTGGCATGAGTATGAAACTAGACATTCAAAAGGCGTTTGACACGCTAGAGTGGAGCTTCCTGTTTGATGTTCTTAGTGCCTTTGGTTTTTCTCAACTGTGGATTAATTGGGTGCATCAAATTCTAAAATCTACTCGGATATCAATTTTGATTAATGGAGGGCCTGCCGGTTTTTTTGGGATGGAAAGAGGGTTGAGACAAGGTGATCCACTATCCCCACTCCTCTTTATTCTATCTGAAGAGGTGCTATGCAGAGGTTTGTCTGATCTGCGAAATAGAGGATGGATTAATGCCCTTGCAGGACCACGCCAGGTGAGAACACCCTCCCACCTATTGTATGCTGAtgacctttttatttttatgaaggcAAAGCTGGCTAATATTAGGCGTGTCAAGCGATTCCTGGAGGCCTATGGAGAGTACTCGGGTCAGGTGATCAACCTTGCTAAAAGCAAAGTCTTCTTTGGTCGTATCCCAACAAATAGAAGGCAGAGAATTTTATCAGTTCTTCAAATCCCAGTGTGTACCTTCCCAACAAAGTACCTAGGAGTGTTTTTAAAGAAGGGCAGGGTGAAACAAGGCATGATTCAGCCACTTGTTGATCAATTCAAGAGTCGACTGGCGTCTTGGAAGGGGCGCCTTCTCTCCATGGCAGGGCGGGTTGAGCTAGTTCGAACTGTGATGGGAAGTATCCCAGTGCACAATTTTTCAGTATATCTTTGGCCGGTGGACACTATCGaggttatggagagatggaTTCGCAACTTTATTTGGACCGGTGATGCTGACTGCTCTAAGGCTATCACAGTTCGATGGGATAGTCTatgcaaacccaaaaaggaaggtGGTCTCGGTGTTCGACGGTTACGAGATCTCAATTTGGCTCTTATTGCTAAGCTTGCTTGGACTATATATACAGATCAGTCTACATTTGCAACTTTTTTGAGAGGTCATCTAGTGAAAGCAGATGGGACCCTCAAAACGGCTGTTGGTACCTCCACGCTCCTCCCAGGACTGAGAagagtttgggattttatacGGGCAGCGGAGAGATGGGTGGTGGGAACCGGCAATTCAGTTAATTTCTGGTATGATAAGTGGATACATAACCAAAGCATTGAGGACCTAGTCTTACCCCTCCACATTCCACCCAATCTATCAGCAAAGGTGGCGGAATTTTGGGAAGATGGAAGCTGGGTTCTGCCGGCAGTCCAAGAACCAGAAATTCAAAATGTTTTCACAGTGATCCAAGGAAGTGGAATAGCTTGTCACAGTAGACCTGATATGCGCTTTTGGGCTCACTCATCCACAGGCCGATTCACAGTTAAGACTGCTTGGGCGGCTTTGCGCATAAAGGCGGCTACACCTAAGTGGGTTTCAGATATTTGGAACCGAGACCTTCTTCCACGCACTGCAGTATTTGGCTGGAGGCTAGCACATGGCGTTCTTCCCACTGATCACATGGTATGTCGCAAAGCAGTTCCTCTAGCATCAAGATGTGACCTTTGTTACATGGACTGTGAAACGATCCAACATTTGTTTCTTGAATGCGCGTTTTCGCGACAAGTTTGGATGGAGGTGCTATTTGCTTTCAATCAGAGCTGGAGTGGCTTCCCAACCATTGAGCTACTATTTTCTTGGTGGCGCAGGAAGACCAAGGCAGTAGCCCTCCCTAAGGCATGGGGCGCATTACTGATTATAAGTTGCAAAAATTTATGGTGGGAGCGCAACAGACGTCGCCATGAAAACTGCAAGAGAACTCCAGCCGAAGTGGCAAAGCTATGCTTTAAGGAAGTTGGGGATTGCACATGGGCGAAAGGGGTACAAGTAAAAACGGTGCAAGACCTTGCCTTGGCTCGTATGCTAAAAGTCACAATCTCAAAACCAGCTGTTAAAAGAATAGTAGAAGTGCGATGGAAGCAACCACTACAAGGTTGGTGGAAATTGAACATCGATGGCTCTTCCTTGGGCAACCCAGGATCAATTGGAGCAGGGGGAATAATTCGGGATCACTTAGGAGCAGTTTTAAGATGCTTCTCTCAGTACCAAGGAGTGGGCTCAAACTACATGGCTGAGCTGGGGGCCTTTTTTACTGGAGTTGGCCATGCTAGAGAAATGGGAGCTGAAAATATTTGGATTGAATGCGACTCGGAGGCGGTCGTCTCTACAATTCTCTCTAGTAAGCTTCCTTGGTATCTAATGAATAAGTGGTGGAAGGCCTCATCTTTTCTGGACACTATCAGGTGGCGAATCACTCATTGCTACAGAGAAGCAAAATCTGCAGCTGATGCGCTTGCAACCCACGCAGCGAAAAGGAAATGCACCACTTGTTGGACTAGTCCACCCCATTTTATTATGCATACTGTCTATTGGGAAGCGCTAGAACGGCCTTTCTATAGATTTACTTAG
- the LOC122665877 gene encoding uncharacterized protein LOC122665877, producing MANNLKDVLELLISPAQSAFIPNRFISDNIYTAHEIFHYINHKKKGKQKLLTLKLDMRKAYDRVEWEFIDKLLHRFGFADHWVQMVLSCLRSVSYILMINGAMCGKVIPSRGIRQDDPLSLALFILCSQALSSLLVKAGNEGLLKGIQLAEVCHLQECLNIYCKASGQAVNLQKSTLSFSPNVHSKFRRWFSQILKVKYDKGPNKYSGLPTSFGTSKAKLFQEISAKAGKHFDGWKNHLLSHAAKEIMMKSVAFSLSNYASSHFKLPASHHSHLKRTTTNLFWGDGSDKKKIHWISWFRLCLSKQKGGLGFRDPTLYNKVEISWRQRWAQTPLGRGGVF from the exons ATGGCAAACAATTTGAAAGATGTACTAGAGTTGTTGATCTCACCAGCACAATCAGCTTTTATTCCCAACAGATTCATCTCAGACAACATATATACTGCTCATGAGATCTTCCACTACATCaatcataagaagaaaggaaagcaaaAACTTCTCACGCTCAAGCTTGACATGAGGAAGGCATATGACCGAGTGGAGTGGGAATTCATCGACAAGCTGCTTCATCGGTTTGGCTTTGCGGATCATTGGGTTCAAATGGTGTTGTCATGCCTGCGTTCGGTTTCCTATATACTAATGATAAATGGTGCGATGTGTGGTAAGGTGATCCCTTCTCGGGGTATAAGGCAAGATGATCCTCTCTCCTTGGCACTGTTTATACTATGTTCACAGGCTTTGAGCAGTCTCTTAGTAAAAGCAGGAAATGAAGGCCTTCTTAAGGGGATTCAG CTTGCGGAGGTGTGCCATTTGCAAGAATGCCTGAATATCTACTGTAAAGCAAGTGGTCAAGCAGTAAACTTGCAGAAGTCTACTCTATCTTTCAGCCCCAATGTTCATTCTAAATTCCGTCGTTGGTTTTCCCAGATACTTAAAGTTAAATATGACAAGGGACCTAATAAGTATTCGGGGCTACCAACGAGCTTTGGGACTTCAAAGGCAAAACTATTCCAGGAGATATCAGCTAAAGCAGGGAAACACTTTGATGGCTGGAAGAATCACTTGCTTTCACATGCAGCTAAGGAAATAATGATGAAGTCAgttgctttctctctttctaactaTGCCTCTTCACACTTTAAGCTACCAGCTTCACATCATTCACATCTAAAGAGGACAACAACAAACCTTTTTTGGGGTGATGGTTCTGACAAAAAGAAGATTCACTGGATATCCTGGTTTCGGCTATGCTTATCAAAGCAGAAAGGAGGCTTGGGGTTTAGGGACCCAACATTATATAACAAAGTCGAGATTTCATGGAGGCAACGTTGGGCTCAAACCCCTCTTGGGCGTGGAGGAGTATTTTAG